The Streptomyces sp. NBC_00224 genome contains the following window.
CTCGTCGAGCAGGACCCCATTGGTGTGGATGCGCAGATCGAGGGCGCTGACGCCACGCAGGGCGCGGTGCAGCTCCTCGGCGGCGCGTCTCAGGAGCGCGGGCCCGGCCAGCAGCGGCTCGCCGCCGTGCAGCACCACATGGACGGCGGGCAGCCGGTGGGCCCGGGCGTGGGCGGCGATCCCGGCCGCCGTGGCGGCCAGGATCTCGTGCGAGACCGCCCTGGGCCGGCCGCGCCAGCTGGTGTCGGCGTGTTCGTACACATAGCAGTGGTCACACGCCAGGTCGCAGCGGCTGTGCATCTTCAGTACGACCTGCGACACCACCGGAGGCGACCGGTCCATGGTGCGGGGCCTCCGGCTAGAGCGCCGACTGGAAGGCGGCGACCGGAACCGTCGAGGCGTTCTCGGCGATCAGGCGCTGAATCTCCGCGGGGAGTTCCCCGCCGCGCGCCTTGGCGGCCTGTGTGTGCAGTGATGGCCGTTCACGGCCCTGACGGTCGGGCGCCGGACAAGGTCGTTCGGCGGCCGTGACGAGATGTCCCATAAATCCCCCCACCGGCGGGCGTGCATCGTTGCGGGAGGGCTTTTGCCCTCTCCGCACTTGTCTTCCCCGCATCGGCCACTCTCGCACAGGACCGCGCCGATCGGTCCGACTCCCGCGCATGGATGGCCAGTTCGCACCACTCGACGGATTCCGACGGCACGGACCCCGGGCCCCTCCTGCACCACGGGCCACCGCGCCGGAGGTATCAGCGTTCGAACGGGACCGAGATCGCCATGGTCATCTCCACCGGCTCGGTGCCGTCGTTGCGGTAGGTGTGGCTCGTGGCGGCCTCGAAGGAGACCGAGTGGCCCGCCGGGACGGGGTGTTCGGCGCCGCCCACCACGAGGGTGAGGGTGCCCGCGGTGACGTGGATGAGCTCGAAGGTGCCCACCGGGTGCGGGTCGGAGGAGCTGCCGTCGCCGGGCATCAGGTGCCACTGCCACATCTCCAGCGGGCCGGGGGCCTCGGTGCCCGCGAGCAGCGTGCTGGAGCTTCCCCGCTCGGTGGACCAGAGGCGGACGGCCTGCTCCGGCGGCACGATCCGCACGCTGGGCCCGCTCTCGTAGTCGAGCAGGGTCGTGATGCTCACGCCGAGGGCGTCGGCGATCTTCACCACGGTGCCGACGCTGGGGTTGGTCCGGGCCTGCTCGATCTGGATGAGCATGCCGCGGCTGACTCCCGCGCGGGAGGCGAGCGCCTCCAGGGTGAAGCCGCGCTCGCTGCGCCAGCGCTTGACGTTGCGGGCCAGGGACTGGGTCAGCAGGTCGAGGTCCGACACATTCCGTCCATGATGGGGGCCGCCGAGGGCGGCAGGCTAATATTTTGGATGACAAGTTCAGCATAGTGAACTACGGTCCGGTGCACCGAACCGTTCACCGCACTGTACTGCGAGGCACTCCCATGACGGCACTCTTCGCCCTGGCCACCAGCCTCCTGTGGGGGCTGGCCGACTTCGGCGGCGGGCTGCTCACCCGGCGTACGCCCGCGCTGACCGTGGTCGTCGTCTCACAGTCCATCGCGGTGGCCGTCCTGGGCGCGGTCGTCGTGGCCACCGGCGGGTGGCACGAGGCCGGGCCCCAGCTCTGGTTCGCGGTGGCGGCGGGCGCCGTCGGCCCGGTCGCGATGCTCAGCTTCTACAAGGCGCTGGCGCTCGGCCCGATGGGTGTGGTCTCCCCGCTCGGCTCGCTGGGAGTGGCCGTGCCGGTCGGGGCCGGCCTGGTCCTCGGCGAGCGGCCCGGCGTGCTCCAGTTCGCCGGGATCGCCGTCGCGGTGGCGGGCATCCTCATGGCGGGCGGCCCGGAGCTGCGGGGCGCACCGGTCCAGCGGCAGGCGATCGTGCTCACACTGCTCGCCGCGTTCGGCTTCGGCGCGGTGATGGCGCTGATCGCGGAGGCGTCGACCACCATCACCGGCCTGTTCCTCGCGCTCTTCGTCCAGCGCGTCACCAATGTC
Protein-coding sequences here:
- a CDS encoding helix-turn-helix domain-containing protein; its protein translation is MSDLDLLTQSLARNVKRWRSERGFTLEALASRAGVSRGMLIQIEQARTNPSVGTVVKIADALGVSITTLLDYESGPSVRIVPPEQAVRLWSTERGSSSTLLAGTEAPGPLEMWQWHLMPGDGSSSDPHPVGTFELIHVTAGTLTLVVGGAEHPVPAGHSVSFEAATSHTYRNDGTEPVEMTMAISVPFER
- a CDS encoding EamA family transporter; the encoded protein is MTALFALATSLLWGLADFGGGLLTRRTPALTVVVVSQSIAVAVLGAVVVATGGWHEAGPQLWFAVAAGAVGPVAMLSFYKALALGPMGVVSPLGSLGVAVPVGAGLVLGERPGVLQFAGIAVAVAGILMAGGPELRGAPVQRQAIVLTLLAAFGFGAVMALIAEASTTITGLFLALFVQRVTNVAVGGTALYVSVKRGGEALPEGGVSVVRAALPALAFVGLADVAANGTYSIAAQQGPVTVAAVLASLYPVVTALAARGVLKERLRGVQAAGAGIALVGTLLLATG